The genomic window CTTCCACTGGATGCCAGATTATAGTAAGAAAGAAAATGCAATACAGGATTTTATTGAAGAACTGAATACAGAGATTTTAGTAATGGTTAACTATGAACACAGCTTTATAGAGAGCATTATAAACGAGCCTGTGATAAAGAAAATAGGTTTCCATGCCACAATACCATTTTTTGTAATTCCGTCTTCTGCTTAGATTAATAAACGATAGACTCAAAAAACGACAACTTAAAACATACAATCATGAGGCATAAGATATTATTACCAACAGACTTTTCGGACAATGCTTGGCATGCTATAGATTATGCCACTAAGCTTTATAAAAATGAGCCGACCGATTTCTACATCCTCAATGTATTTTCTGCAACAGGAAACCTTGTAGAGAGTTTAATGAAACCTCAAACAGGAAGTGATATTTACGAATCTAAAAAATGGGATTCAGAAGATGGATTAGCTAAAGTTTTAGACAAGTTAGTACTAACAAAGAAAAACAACCCGAAACATCATTTCAAAACTGTATCCATGTTTAATAACACTATTGATGCTATTAAAGAAATTGTAGATAAAAAGGATATAGAAATGATAATAATGGGCACTAAAGGCGAAACGCACTCCAGAGCTACTGCCTTTGGTAGTACAGCAATTTATGTGATGGAAAAAGTGCGTAATTGTCCAGTCATTGTAGTTCCGCTAGAAGCGGAAATAAAACTACCTAAAGAAATTGTTTTTCCTACAGGTTTTGAAGTACCATACAAACGTAGAGAGTTGGTTTACCTAACAGATATTGCTAAAAAATCTGAGGCATCAATTATAGTTTTACACGTTAAGGAAAAAGATGAATTAGACGGTAATCAAAAAGATAACAAAGCACTTTTAGAAGAAATCTTAGAAGGCTCAACATACAAACACCATACATTATCGCATAATTCAGTAATTGCAGCAATAAATGTATTTGTTGAAAGTAGAGACAGCGATATGGTAGCCTTTATCAATAAAAAGCATAAGTTTTTTGGCAGCATACTTACTAGCCCATTGGTTAA from Winogradskyella sp. MH6 includes these protein-coding regions:
- a CDS encoding universal stress protein — translated: MRHKILLPTDFSDNAWHAIDYATKLYKNEPTDFYILNVFSATGNLVESLMKPQTGSDIYESKKWDSEDGLAKVLDKLVLTKKNNPKHHFKTVSMFNNTIDAIKEIVDKKDIEMIIMGTKGETHSRATAFGSTAIYVMEKVRNCPVIVVPLEAEIKLPKEIVFPTGFEVPYKRRELVYLTDIAKKSEASIIVLHVKEKDELDGNQKDNKALLEEILEGSTYKHHTLSHNSVIAAINVFVESRDSDMVAFINKKHKFFGSILTSPLVKEISFHLNVPILAMHDLRN